One Rhodothermales bacterium genomic window carries:
- a CDS encoding TMEM175 family protein, with protein MNLFRSRQEVSRLEAFSDGVFAFSATLLVVSLEVPTTFPELVSELKGFVAFGISFAALVFIWSVHNAFFRRFAISDKVTTLLNACLLFVVLFYVYPLKFMADLIAMLFGMGEGRPGISSFDELATLFLLYSAGFVAIFLSVACMYLHVYRKGDELPGFSEGRRQEALFYSRHYAILAGVGVLSMGVALSGVGIQIGLPGFVYMLLGPLCYWHARASSFDESMLQEERGTAGD; from the coding sequence ATGAACCTTTTTCGAAGCCGGCAGGAGGTGTCGAGGCTGGAAGCGTTCAGCGACGGCGTGTTCGCGTTCTCGGCGACCCTGCTCGTGGTCTCGCTGGAAGTGCCCACCACGTTTCCGGAGCTCGTCTCCGAGCTGAAGGGATTTGTCGCCTTCGGCATCAGCTTCGCCGCGCTGGTTTTCATCTGGAGCGTCCACAACGCTTTTTTCCGGCGCTTTGCGATCAGCGACAAGGTCACGACGCTGCTGAACGCATGCCTGCTCTTCGTCGTCCTTTTTTATGTGTATCCGCTGAAGTTCATGGCGGATCTGATCGCGATGCTCTTCGGAATGGGGGAGGGGCGTCCCGGGATTTCCAGTTTTGACGAGCTAGCCACACTCTTCCTGCTCTACAGTGCCGGGTTCGTCGCGATCTTTCTGAGCGTGGCCTGCATGTACCTCCACGTCTACCGCAAGGGCGACGAATTACCGGGGTTCTCCGAAGGCCGGCGTCAGGAGGCGCTTTTTTACAGTAGGCACTACGCGATTCTGGCCGGCGTGGGCGTGTTATCGATGGGCGTGGCCCTCAGTGGGGTGGGCATTCAGATCGGCCTTCCCGGGTTTGTGTACATGCTGCTCGGACCGCTGTGCTACTGGCACGCGCGCGCATCTTCGTTCGATGAATCGATGCTGCAGGAAGAGCGCGGGACGGCCGGCGACTAG
- a CDS encoding SRPBCC domain-containing protein produces the protein MPDILHDLTILSDSDRVFDAISTPLGLDSWWTLDAAGTPAPGARYQFGFGPNYAWEGVVRIYEPGLAIAWEMTRADADWLGTVVGFTLIPGSGDTRVAFYHRNWREANAHFRTSSYCWGLYLRLLRRYVEDGEIVPYGQRNDV, from the coding sequence ATGCCTGACATCCTGCACGATCTGACCATTCTGTCGGATTCCGACCGGGTCTTCGACGCCATCTCGACGCCCCTGGGGCTGGACAGCTGGTGGACCCTCGACGCCGCCGGCACGCCGGCACCGGGCGCGAGGTACCAGTTCGGCTTCGGGCCGAACTACGCATGGGAAGGCGTCGTCCGCATCTACGAGCCCGGCCTCGCGATCGCCTGGGAGATGACCCGGGCCGATGCCGACTGGCTCGGCACCGTCGTCGGCTTCACCCTGATACCGGGCAGCGGCGACACCCGGGTGGCGTTTTACCATCGCAACTGGCGCGAGGCCAACGCGCACTTCCGGACGTCCTCCTACTGCTGGGGGCTCTACCTGCGTCTCCTGCGCCGGTATGTCGAGGATGGCGAGATCGTCCCTTATGGACAGCGCAACGACGTCTAG
- a CDS encoding M28 family peptidase, with product MQNTRMRLLLLLLFAAPAAAQTVPPLREDPRMYDIAQAASAQRIEQDIRRLAGFGTRNTLSDTLSDTRGIGAARRWVKAEFDAIAAACGGCLEVTYQRNLVPAEGNSRIPQDTWVVNVVAIQRGARYPDRYVIMSGDIDSRASDATDAVTDAPGANDNASGMAGVLEAARLLSRYTFPTSIVYVGLSGEEQGLYGGQGLARKARAEGWDIVGVLNNDMIGNIAGLNGVIDNRSFRIFSEPTPVTETERERQLRRVYGGEVDGPSRQLARYIERTTRIYLPEMEPKLIYRLDRFGRGGHHRPFNDEGFAGVRIMETNENYTRQHQDIRVEDGIAYGDVIEGVDFEYAARLTAVNALALASLAWAPPQPADVRIGGVVQPSTTLAWSAVDDPDLAGYRIYWRDTTAPQWQYSRFVEPATTFTLENVVIDNYLFGVAAVGRNGHESVVVYPSGLIRP from the coding sequence ATGCAAAACACACGGATGCGCCTGCTCCTCCTGCTCCTGTTCGCCGCCCCGGCGGCGGCGCAAACCGTCCCGCCGCTGCGGGAGGACCCGCGCATGTACGATATCGCACAGGCGGCTTCCGCGCAACGCATCGAGCAGGATATACGCCGGCTCGCCGGTTTTGGTACCCGCAACACCCTCTCCGACACGCTCTCGGACACCCGCGGCATCGGGGCGGCGCGCCGGTGGGTCAAGGCGGAATTCGACGCCATCGCCGCGGCGTGCGGCGGATGCCTGGAGGTGACGTACCAGCGCAACCTCGTGCCGGCGGAAGGCAACAGCCGGATTCCCCAGGACACCTGGGTCGTGAACGTCGTCGCGATACAACGCGGCGCGCGGTACCCCGACCGCTACGTGATCATGTCGGGCGACATCGACTCCCGGGCGTCGGATGCGACCGACGCCGTGACGGACGCGCCCGGCGCCAACGATAATGCGTCGGGGATGGCCGGCGTGCTGGAGGCCGCCCGGTTGCTGAGCCGCTACACCTTCCCCACCAGCATCGTCTATGTCGGGCTGTCCGGCGAGGAGCAGGGCCTCTACGGAGGGCAGGGCCTCGCCCGGAAGGCCAGGGCGGAGGGATGGGACATCGTCGGCGTGCTCAACAACGACATGATCGGCAATATCGCCGGCCTCAACGGGGTGATCGACAACCGGTCCTTCCGCATCTTCTCCGAACCGACGCCGGTCACCGAGACCGAGCGGGAGCGGCAGCTGCGCCGGGTGTACGGCGGCGAAGTGGACGGCCCCTCGCGCCAGCTCGCCCGATACATCGAGCGGACGACGCGCATCTATCTGCCCGAGATGGAGCCGAAACTGATCTATCGCCTGGACCGGTTCGGTCGCGGCGGTCATCACCGGCCGTTCAACGACGAAGGGTTCGCCGGCGTACGCATCATGGAGACCAACGAGAACTACACGCGCCAGCATCAGGACATCCGCGTCGAGGACGGCATCGCATATGGCGATGTCATCGAGGGCGTCGATTTCGAGTACGCGGCCCGGCTCACGGCAGTCAATGCGCTGGCGCTGGCCTCGCTGGCCTGGGCGCCGCCGCAGCCGGCCGACGTGCGCATCGGCGGGGTCGTCCAGCCCTCGACCACCCTGGCGTGGAGCGCCGTCGACGACCCCGACCTCGCCGGCTACCGCATCTACTGGCGCGACACCACGGCGCCCCAGTGGCAGTACAGCCGCTTTGTCGAGCCGGCCACCACCTTCACCCTCGAAAACGTCGTCATCGACAACTACCTGTTCGGCGTCGCCGCCGTCGGCCGCAACGGGCATGAGAGCGTGGTGGTCTATCCCTCCGGGTTGATCCGGCCGTGA
- a CDS encoding GyrI-like domain-containing protein, which translates to MNAMPQLEPQEVEVPPVMAAQLPSHSPTAPSVLTRTMGAAFGALTAYVEENRLTHLGPPRALYKSFDQRETQFVVAFPVAAPDGPLEGERDIKVDRLPGGKALRFTHKGSYRDLRKTYEAISSWMAGAGLLESQGAWARYMPVWEEYLNDPQTTPQEELITQIYIPMDHAKL; encoded by the coding sequence ATGAACGCCATGCCTCAACTCGAACCGCAGGAAGTCGAAGTCCCGCCCGTGATGGCCGCCCAGCTTCCGAGCCACAGTCCGACCGCACCCTCGGTGCTGACCCGTACGATGGGCGCAGCCTTCGGCGCGCTCACCGCGTACGTCGAAGAGAATCGCCTCACGCACCTCGGGCCGCCTCGCGCCTTGTACAAATCGTTCGATCAGCGCGAGACCCAGTTCGTCGTGGCCTTCCCGGTGGCCGCGCCCGACGGGCCGCTGGAGGGCGAACGCGACATCAAGGTCGACCGGCTACCCGGCGGCAAGGCCCTGCGCTTCACGCACAAAGGGTCGTACAGAGACCTCCGCAAAACCTATGAGGCCATCTCCTCCTGGATGGCCGGCGCCGGCCTGCTCGAGTCCCAGGGCGCATGGGCGCGCTACATGCCCGTATGGGAAGAATACCTCAACGATCCGCAGACCACGCCGCAGGAGGAGCTGATCACCCAGATCTACATCCCCATGGATCACGCGAAGTTGTAG